From Lepus europaeus isolate LE1 chromosome 3, mLepTim1.pri, whole genome shotgun sequence, a single genomic window includes:
- the LOC133755058 gene encoding LOW QUALITY PROTEIN: catenin alpha-1-like (The sequence of the model RefSeq protein was modified relative to this genomic sequence to represent the inferred CDS: substituted 3 bases at 3 genomic stop codons), which yields MAAVHTGNINFKWDPKSLEIRTLAVERLLEPLVTQVTTLVNTNSKGPSNKKRGHSKEGSCFGCVYXQATENFREKGDKIAKESQFLKEELVAAAEDVRKQGDLMKSAAGEFAGDPCSSVKRGNMVWAAQALLSAVTWPLILADMVDVYKLLVQLKVVEDGILKLRNAGNEQDLGIQYKALKPEVDKLNIMAAKRQQELKDVGHRDQMAAARGILQKNVPILYITSQACLQHTDVAAYKANRDLIYKQLQQAVNGISNAAQATTSDDASQHQGGSGGGELAYALNNVDKQIIVDPLSFSEKRFRPSLEEHLESIISGAALMVDSSCTRDDRRERIVAECNAVHQALQDLLSEYMGNAGCKERSDALNSVVDKMTKKTRDLHRQLRKAVMDHISDSFLETNVLLLVLIEAAKNGNEKEVKEYAQVFREHANKLIEVANLACSISNNEEGVKLVRMSASQLEALCLQVINAALALAAKPQSKLAQENMDLFKEQWEKQVRVLTDAVDNITSIDDFLAVSENHILEDANKCVIALQEKDVDGLDRTAGAIRGQAACVIHMVTSEMDNYEPGVYTEKVLQAAKLLSNTVMPRFTEQVEAAVEALSSDPAQPMDENEFIDASRLVYDGIRDIRKAVLVIRTPEELDDSDFETEDFDVRSRTSVQTEDDQLIAGQSAQAIMAQLPQEQKTKIAEQVASFQEEKSKLDTEVSKWDDSGNDIIVLAKHMCVIMMEMTDFTRGKGPLKDTSDVISAAKKIAEAGSRMDKLGXTIADHCPDSACKQDLLAYLQRIALYYHQLNICSKVKAEVQNLGGELVVSGVDSTMSLIQAAKNLLNAVVQTVKASYVASTKXQKSQGMASLNLPAVSWKMKAPEKKPLVKREKQDETQTKIKQALQKKHVNPMQALSEFKAMDSI from the coding sequence ATGGCTGCTGTCCATACAGGcaacataaatttcaaatgggACCCCAAAAGCTTGGAGATCAGGACTCTGGCAGTGGAAAGACTGTTGGAGCCTCTTGTCACTCAGGTTACGACCCTGGTAAACACAAATAGCAAGGGGCCCTCTAACAAAAAGCGAGGTCATTCTAAAGAAGGCTCATGTTTTGGCTGCGTCTATTAACAAGCAACTGAGAATTTCCGGGAGAAGGGGGATAAAATTGCAAAGGAGAGTCAGTTTCTCAAGGAGGAGCTTGTGGCTGCTGCGGAGGATGTTCGGAAACAAGGTGACTTGATGAAGAGTGCTGCGGGAGAGTTTGCGGGTGACCCCTGCTCCTCTGTGAAGCGAGGCAACATGGTTTGGGCAGCTCAAGCTTTGCTCTCTGCTGTTACCTGGCCGCTGATCTTGGCTGACATGGTGGATGTCTACAAACTACTTGTTCAGCTGAAAGTTGTGGAAGATGGTATCTTGAAACTCAGGAATGCTGGCAATGAACAAGACTTAGGAATACAGTACAAAGCCCTGAAACCGGAAGTGGATAAGCTGAACATTATGGCAGCCAAAAGACAACAGGAACTGAAAGATGTGGGCCATCGGGATCAGATGGCTGCAGCTAGAGGGATCCTGCAGAAGAATGTTCCAATCCTGTATATCACATCCCAGGCCTGCCTGCAGCACACAGATGTTGCCGCCTATAAAGCCAACAGGGACCTGATCTATAAGCAGCTGCAGCAAGCAGTCAACGGCATTTCCAATGCAGCCCAGGCCACCACGTCAGATGACGCCTCTCAGCACCagggtggcagtggtggtggcgaGCTGGCATATGCGCTCAATAACGTTGATAAACAAATCATTGTGGACCCCTTGAGCTTCAGTGAGAAGCGCTTTAGGCCTTCCTTGGAGGAGCACCTGGAAAGCATCATTAGTGGGGCTGCCTTGATGGTCGACTCTTCCTGCACGCGTGATGACCGACGTGAGCGAATTGTGGCAGAATGCAATGCTGTTCACCAGGCCCTCCAGGACCTGCTCTCGGAGTACATGGGCAATGCTGGGTGTAAAGAAAGAAGCGATGCACTCAATTCTGTAGTAGATAAAATGACCAAGAAGACAAGGGATTTGCATAGACAGCTCCGCAAAGCTGTCATGGACCACATTTCAGATTCTTTCCTGGAAACCAACGTTCTGCTTTTAGTGTTGATTGAAGCCGCAAAGAATGGAAATGAGAAAGAAGTTAAAGAATATGCCCAAGTTTTTCGAGAACATGCCAACAAGCTGATAGAGGTTGCTAACTTGGCCTGTTCCATCTCAAACAACGAGGAAGGTGTGAAGCTTGTTCGAATGTCTGCCAGCCAGTTAGAAGCCCTCTGTCTGCAGGTTATCAATGCTGCACTGGCATTGGCAGCAAAACCACAGAGTAAGCTGGCCCAAGAGAACATGGATCTTTTTAAGGAACAGTGGGAGAAGCAAGTGCGTGTTCTCACAGATGCTGTGGACAACATTACTTCCATTGATGACTTCTTGGCCGTCTCAGAGAACCACATTTTGGAAGACGCGAACAAATGCGTCATCGCTCTGCAAGAGAAAGATGTCGACGGGCTGGACCGCACGGCGGGTGCCATCCGTGGCCAGGCAGCCTGCGTCATCCACATGGTCACTTCAGAGATGGACAACTATGAACCTGGGGTCTACACAGAGAAGGTTCTGCAAGCCGCCAAGCTGCTTTCCAACACAGTCATGCCACGCTTTACCGAGCAAGTTGAAGCTGCCGTGGAGGCCCTCAGCTCAGACCCTGCCCAGCCCATGGATGAGAACGAGTTTATCGATGCCTCGCGCCTGGTGTACGATGGCATCCGGGACATCAGGAAGGCGGTGTTGGTGATAAGGACCCCAGAGGAGCTGGATGACTCTGACTTTGAGACGGAAGATTTCGATGTCCGAAGCAGGACAAGTGTCCAGACTGAAGACGATCAGCTGATAGCTGGCCAAAGCGCCCAGGCGATCATGGCACAACTTCCTCAGGAGCAGAAAACCAAGATTGCTGAGCAGGTGGCCAGCTTCCAGGAGGAAAAGAGCAAGCTGGACACGGAGGTGTCCAAATGGGACGACAGTGGCAACGACATCATTGTGCTGGCCAAGCACATGTGCGTGATTATGATGGAGATGACCGACTTCACCCGAGGAAAGGGGCCCCTCAAAGACACATCGGACGTGATCAGTGCTGCCAAGAAGATTGCAGAAGCAGGGTCCCGGATGGACAAGCTGGGCTGAACGATCGCCGACCACTGCCCAGACTCGGCCTGCAAGCAGGACCTGCTGGCCTACCTGCAGCGCATCGCCCTCTACTACCACCAGCTCAACATTTGTAGCAAGGTCAAGGCCGAGGTGCAGAACCTCGGTGGAGAGCTCGTCGTCTCTGGGGTGGACAGCACCATGTCCCTGATCCAGGCAGCCAAGAACCTGCTGAATGCCGTGGTGCAGACAGTGAAGGCCTCCTACGTGGCCTCCACCAAGTAACAGAAGTCTCAGGGAATGGCGTCCCTGAAccttcctgctgtgtcctggaagATGAAGGCCCCCGAGAAAAAGCCTTTGgtgaagagagagaagcaggatgAGACGCAGACCAAAATTAAACAGGCATTGCAGAAGAAACATGTGAACCCCATGCAGGCCCTCAGTGAGTTCAAAGCCATGGACAGCATCTAA